One window of the Zea mays cultivar B73 chromosome 3, Zm-B73-REFERENCE-NAM-5.0, whole genome shotgun sequence genome contains the following:
- the LOC103649898 gene encoding LOW QUALITY PROTEIN: paired amphipathic helix protein Sin3-like 3 (The sequence of the model RefSeq protein was modified relative to this genomic sequence to represent the inferred CDS: inserted 2 bases in 2 codons; deleted 2 bases in 1 codon), giving the protein MKRGTRDDALMGSQLKRSNVVRSDPSAQPQHMSVPGSASAAAPPPQAGAAPPAQPQQPSGAAFTNQKLTTNDALVYLKAVKDKFQDKREKYEEFLEVMRDFKSERIDTNGVIVRVKTLFNGYPELILGFNAFLPKGYAIKLQEEKKPVDFVEAINFVNKIKNRFQHDEQVYKAFLDILNMYRKDNKSIQDVYHEVAMLFKDHKDLLEEFQHFLPDTSVAPQAVASKGGLVKREDRSSLVPPANKILHNDKRDRVYLSHADRDFSVDRPDVEHDRQRRRLDKDKERKVERDRRDYEREDKDGEHDSRDLELGQRKRKPFSRNIEDNVGAETHQGGPSENHGIHSVSASSYDDKDALKSVYTHEFHFCEKVKEKLEHEAYQEFLKCLHIYSQEIITRSELKNLVNDILQHYPDLMEGFNEFLEHCENIDGFLAGVFNKRPSTRAVKTEDKEKDRDRDREDKDRDREKEREKERERLDKGSTFNSKEGSSHKPSMFSGKEKYNLSKPISELDLSNCQRCTPSYRLLPKNYPMPPASNRTDLGASVLNDHWVSVTSGSEDYSFKHMRKNQYEESLFRCEDDRFELDMLLESVNAATKRVEELIEKMQDNSVKPESPIRIDEHLTPLNLRCIERLYGDHGLDVMDVLRKNASVALPVILTRLKQKQEEWSRCRSDFNKVWAEIYAKNYHKSLDHRSFYFKQQDTKNLSTKSLLTEIKEINEKKRKEDDVLLAIAAGNRRPIVPNMSFEYIDSEIHEDLHKIIKYSCAEVCNSSDQLDKVMRVWTTFLEPVLGVQQKHGSEDPDLVKTKSRTTKLGLANVRESNTIAGIVSKQSNGDESEQGPSSRARLANGVAAGTQNGFHDADRIARKGEEPSNAILNGRVHGAVSADETLSLITQNIASTERPAENAAAVRTEQHKANLVLTPGMNASRSSHDAVEVAGEGKTGNETLLSAEGGERLGPSLNGTSEGIKGRLNNDGSVPHTSKVEREEGELSPNGDFEEDHFVPFEDGTSKGKEDSTSRPFHGRPGEVVPSSAEAAGENDADADDEGEESAQRSTEDSENASEAGEDASGSESGDGEECSREDHDEEEEDMDHDDQDAKAESEGEAEGTTETHDVEGGISLPLSERFLYSVKPLAKHVPTALHDREFSRVFYGNDSFYVLFRLHQILYERLLSAKTNSFTAEKKWRNSKDTNPPDLYAKFMSALYNLLDGSSDNTKFEDDCRAIIGTQSYVLFTLDKLIYKVVKQLQAIATDEMDNKLLQLYLYEKSRSPGRFFDLVYHENARVLLHDESIYRFECCSSPTRLSIQLMEYGHEKPEVTAVSIEPNFSSYLFSEYLCSTPDKKLSEGVYLGRNKRKYSNNDEPSDSLKAMDGINVVNGLECKISCKTSKVSYVLDTEDFLFRLRKRRKILRGGNVPDRLQISSISAAKVQRFNRFLSKPXGSFGIQMYRNLLLGSQLLGLNNDHRRRGVPFRNNRWEXHRVNTAKRSEHVGHSSQSVVPKDVYICISSMIVLIIFLLIFDGRSIPSSI; this is encoded by the exons ATGAAGCGCGGCACCAGGGACGACGCCCTCATGGGGTCCCAGCTCAAACGCTCGAACGTTGTCCGATCCGATCC GTCGGCTCAGCCACAGCATATGTCTGTGCCTGGTTCAGCGTCTGCGGCCGCACCGCCGCCTCAGGCTGGCGCTGCTCCGCCGGCGCAGCCGCAGCAGCCGTCCGGTGCGGCCTTTACCAACCAGAAGCTGACGACAAATGATGCGCTCGTCTACCTTAAGGCAGTTAAGGATAAGTTTCAGGACAAACGGGAGAAGTAcgaggagttcctcgaggtcaTGCGCGACTTCAAGAGCGAGAG GATTGACACCAATGGAGTGATTGTCCGTGTCAAAACGCTGTTCAACGGGTACCCTGAACTGATCCTTGGGTTCAACGCCTTCTTGCCTAAGGGCTATGCGATCAAGCTACAAGAAGAGAAGAAACCTGTCGATTTTGTGGAAGCTATCAATTTCGTGAACAAGATAAAG AATCGGTTTCAGCATGATGAACAAGTTTACAAGGCATTCTTGGACATCCTCAACATGTACCGCAAGGATAATAAGTCTATCCAAGATGTTTACCATGAG GTTGCTATGCTGTTCAAAGACCATAAAGATTTGCTTGAAGAGTTCCAGCACTTCCTGCCTGATACTTCAGTGGCTCCACAAGCAGTGGCCTCAAAGGGTGGTTTGGTTAAGCGGGAGGACAGGAGCTCTTTAGTGCCTCCTGCAAATAAGATCCTTCACAATGATAAG AGGGACAGAGTTTACCTGTCACATGCTGACCGTGATTTTAGTGTTGACCGTCCTGATGTGGAGCATGATCGCCAGAGAAGACGTCTTGATAAAGACAAAGAACGGAAGGTGGAAAGGGACAGAAGGGATTATGAGAGAGAAGACAAGGATGGTGAACATGACAGCAGAGACCTGGAGCTAGGACAGCGTAAGCGAAAGCCTTTTTCAAGGAATATCGAGGATAATGTAGGTGCTGAGACACACCAAGGAGGCCCCAGTGAGAATCATGGAATCCACAGTGTATCTGCTTCATCATATGACGATAAGGATGCGCTGAAGA GTGTATACACACATGAGTTCCATTTCTGCGAGAAGGTGAAGGAAAAGCTGGAGCATGAAGCTTACCAAGAGTTTTTGAAATGTCTACACATCTATAGCCAAGAGATTATCACAAGAAGTGAACTGAAGAACTTG GTGAATGATATACTCCAACATTATCCAGATCTTATGGAAGGGTTTAACGAATTCTTGGAGCATTGTGAAAATATAG ATGGATTTCTTGCCGGTGTCTTCAACAAAA GGCCAAGCACGAGGGCTGTTAAAACTGAGGATAAAGAAAAGGATAGAGATCGGGACAGGGAGGACAAGGATAGAGATCGGGAAAAGGAAAGAGAAAAGGAACGAGAAAGGCTCGATAAAGGATCAACATTCAATTCAAAGGAAGGTTCTAGTCACAAACCTTCTATGTTCTCTGGCAAAGAGAAGTACAACCTATCCAAACCAATATCAGAGCTTGATCTCTCAAACTGTCAACGCTGCACTCCGAGTTACCGGCTTCTACCTAAAAAT TATCCCATGCCCCCAGCCAGCAACAGGACTGATCTTGGAGCTTCTGTTCTGAATGATCACTGGGTATCAGTGACATCAGGAAGTGAAGATTATTCATTTAAACACATGCGGAAGAATCAGTACGAGGAAAGCTTATTTAGATGCGAGGATGACAG GTTTGAGTTGGATATGCTGTTGGAATCAGTTAATGCAGCGACTAAGCGTGTTGAAGAGCTGATAGAGAAGATGCAGGACAACTCAGTCAAACCTGAGAGCCCAATACGCATCGATGAACATTTGACTC CGTTGAACCTGAGGTGCATTGAGCGACTGTACGGTGATCATGGTCTGGATGTGATGGATGTTCTACGCAAAAATGCTAGTGTTGCATTGCCAGTTATTCTAACTAGGCTCAAACAGAAGCAGGAGGAGTGGTCAAGGTGTCGATCAGATTTCAACAAAGTTTGGGCCGAAATATATGCCAAAAATTATCACAAGTCACTTGACCATCGTAGTTTCTATTTCAAGCAGCAAGATACGAAGAACCTGAGCACAAAGT CTCTCCTGACAGAGATAAAAGAAATTAATGAGAAGAAAAGGAAGGAAGATGATGTGCTCCTTGCCATTGCTGCTGGAAATAGGCGGCCTATAGTTCCCAATATGTCATTCGAGTATATAGACTCGGAAATCCATGAAGATCTACATAAAATCATTAAGTACTCCTGTGCTGAAGTCTGCAACTCTTCAGATCAATTAGATAAAGTGATGAGAGTATGGACAACTTTTCTGGAGCCAGTTTTGGGTGTTCAGCAAAAACATGGGTCTGAGGATCCTGATCTAGTTAAGACCAAGAGCCGAACAACAAAATTGGGTCTTGCAAATGTGAGAGAAAGCAATACCATAGCTGGGATTGTCTCCAAGCAAAGCAATGGCGATGAAAGTGAACAAGGTCCGTCATCTCGGGCTAGATTAGCAAATGGAGTTGCAGCGGGCACTCAAAATGGTTTCCATGATGCAGATCGAATTGCCCGTAAAGGTGAAGAACCATCAAACGCTATACTAAATGGAAGAGTGCATGGTGCTGTCTCTGCAGATGAAACACTTTCCCTGATCACACAAAACATTGCTTCTACCGAGCGACCAGCAGAAAATGCTGCTGCTGTTAGGACTGAGCAACATAAGGCGAACTTGGTACTTACGCCAG GCATGAATGCTTCTAGAAGTTCTCATGATGCAGTTGAGGTGGCTGGTGAAGGCAAGACTGGCAATGAAACATTGCTTTCTGCCGAG GGAGGGGAGAGGTTGGGACCATCTTTAAATGGCACCAGCGAGGGAATTAAAGGGCGCCTAAATAATGATGGTTCTGTGCCCCACACTTCAAAAGTTGAAAGAGAAGAGGGTGAATTGTCGCCTAACGGAGATTTTGAAGAGGACCATTTTGTTCCTTTCGAAGATGGAACATCTAAAGGAAAGGAAGATTCTACAAGCAGACCATTCCATGGTAGGCCTGGGGAAGTGGTACCCTCTTCTGCCGAGGCAGCTGGTGAGAATGATGCTGATGCTGATGACGAGGGTGAGGAAAGTGCTCAGAGGTCTACTGAGGACAGTGAAAATGCTTCAGAGGCGGGTGAAGATGCATCGGGTAGTGAATCTGGTGATGGTGAGGAATGCTCTCGTGAAGATCATGATGAGGAAGAAGAGGATATGGATCACGATGATCAGGATGCAAAAGCTGAAAGTGAGGGTGAGGCAGAAGGAACAACTGAAACACATGATGTGGAAGGGGGAATATCACTACCACTTTCAGAACGCTTTCTGTACTCAGTTAAACCACTTGCCAAGCATGTACCTACAGCTTTACATGATCGAGAGTTCTCACGTGTATTTTATGGAAACGATTCATTTTATGTGTTGTTCAGACTACATCAG ATTTTATATGAGAGACTACTTTCAGCAAAAACTAATTCTTTCACTGCTGAAAAGAAATGGAGGAATTCTAAGGATACAAACCCTCCTGATTTATATGCAAA GTTTATGAGCGCGCTGTACAACTTGCTTGATGGTTCCTCTGACAACACCAAATTTGAGGATGACTGCCGAGCTATTATTGGGACTCAATCATATGTCCTCTTTACTTTAGATAAACTGATTTATAAAGTTGTGAAGCAG CTTCAAGCTATAGCAACAGATGAAATGGACAATAAGCTTCTGCAACTATATTTATATGAAAAATCAAGATCTCCTGGGAGGTTCTTTGACCTAGTTTATCATGAAAATGCCCGTGTTCTACTCCATGATGAGAGCATATACCGATTTGAATGT TGCTCGAGTCCGACAAGGTTGTCTATTCAGCTGATGGAATATGGTCACGAAAAGCCAGAAGTGACTGCAGTATCAATTGAACCAAATTTTTCTTCGTATCTTTTTAGCGAGTACTTGTGTAGTACGCCAGACAAGAAATTATCTGAAGGCGTCTACCTTGGAAG gAATAAGCGGAAATATTCaaataatgatgaaccttcagattcTTTGAAGGCAATGGATGGTATCAATGTTGTGAATGGTCTTGAATGCAAGATATCCTGCAAGACCTCGAAA GTTTCATATGTCCTTGATACTGAAGATTTCTTGTTCCGGCTTCGGAAGAGAAGGAAAATTTTGCGGGGCGGGAATGTGCCCGACCGTTTGCAGATTTCATCAATATCTGCTGCAAAAGTGCAGCGCTTCAATAGGTTCCTATCCAAAC TAGGATCATTTGGCATACAAATG TATCGAAACCTGTTGCTGGGGTCCCAGCTGCTTGGCTTGAACAATGAT CATCGACGTCGCGGAGTCCCCTTTCGGAATAACAGATGGG GACATAGGGTAAATACAGCAAAGCGAAGCGAGCATGTAGGCCACAGTAGTCAGTCTGTTGTTCCGAAAGATGTGTATATATGTATTAGCAGCATGATTGTTCTGATTATCTTTTTACTGATTTTCGATGGTAGGTCTATTCCATCAAGTATTTAA